The Fibrobacter sp. genomic sequence TCCCTTATCTGCTCCACCTGCTCCTTTACAGCCTGATACACCTCCAGCACATCCATCCCGTTTACCTGCTTTCCCTTTATATCATAGGACTGCCCCAGTATCGTGAAATCAGTCACCGCGCTGACCCTGCGGAAATCAGTACCCATCCCGTACTGGTTGTTTTCGCAGATGTATAGAACCGGAAGCCCCCAGATCTGAGCCATGTTCAGACTCTCGTGAAAAGAGCCCTGATGAATCGCGCCGTCGCCAAAGAAACAGAGCACAACCCCTCTCTCATTTTTATTCCTGATCTTTAACCCCACTCCGGTAGCCAGAGGTATATGCGCCCCCACTATCCCGTTTCCACCCAGAAAATTTTTCTTTACATCAAAGAAATGCATGGATCCACCCTTACCCCTGGAGCATCCTGTCTCCTTCCCGTAAAGCTCCGCCATCAATACCCCGGGTTTCATCCCCAGCGCCAGGGCGATACCATGATCACGATACGCTGTAAGCACATAATCGACAGACTGATCGATGGCTGCAACAGCACCAACCCCTGTGGCCTCCTGACCAATATATAGGTGCAGAAATCCTCCGATCTTCCGCAGTCCATAAGCCTGAGACGCTTTCTCCTCAAAACGGCGTATCAGAAGCATCTTCTCTAATAAAGACAAGAGAAACTCTCCGGTAAATTGCTCTCTCAATGCTTTCTCCATCTTGATCATCTCTCCGCTTTAAAGCCTACA encodes the following:
- the pdhA gene encoding pyruvate dehydrogenase (acetyl-transferring) E1 component subunit alpha — encoded protein: MEKALREQFTGEFLLSLLEKMLLIRRFEEKASQAYGLRKIGGFLHLYIGQEATGVGAVAAIDQSVDYVLTAYRDHGIALALGMKPGVLMAELYGKETGCSRGKGGSMHFFDVKKNFLGGNGIVGAHIPLATGVGLKIRNKNERGVVLCFFGDGAIHQGSFHESLNMAQIWGLPVLYICENNQYGMGTDFRRVSAVTDFTILGQSYDIKGKQVNGMDVLEVYQAVKEQVEQIREVKRPGFLEIKTYRYKGHSMSDPAKYRTREELEAYRQQDPVLLLKVKLLNGGVLTEEKFLQMDSVARRKSEEAALYAERSPDPSLESLYEDVYKT